The window ATTTATATATACAAAATTTTTAAAAATTTTAAATACTGTAAAAAAATAAAAACCCCTAACAGTACATGTTAAGGGCAAGGAATTAAAATGAATAGAAATTATATCTATTAATTTTATATAAAGAATATCATATTCATATAATAAAAAACAAAATCAAATCATTAAAAAAGAATTATATGAATACTATGAATAAATTCATTTTGTACACTTCTTTAAATAGTTATGTAAATCATAACAAGTTGCAAATAGAAGTATGAAGATTTTGCAACAATATTATTGTATCTAATAAATCAATTTTTTTTAACAAAAATTTACTAAATTCATAATCAATGTTGATTCCACAAGACTTTCTTCCTAAAAAAGACTAATCAATTATTTGTGATTTTGTCCCTCTTGGAGGCAAATCAATAATGCTTTTTATGAAAGAATTAATAAAAACAATTTAACAAAATTTTGAATTTAATTGAATTAATAATAGTCAAAAAATTAAATCTTAAAAAGTTATGCTAACAAAAAAATCTATTAAGTTAAACTGTATATAATTTTATGAAAAGTTTCAAAAACTTTTCTCAATCATTAATCAAAATATAGGAATATCTTAAGGTTAATAAAAGTAATATTTCAAATTTTAATTTTTATAATTTATGTATCTCTAGAACGTTATATAAATTTATGGTTTATATACAAGGAAAAAAATAAATGAAAAAATATTTTATCAACACATTTTGTTTAACTGGTGTTAATTTTATTTTCTTACCCAACTTCCAATTTGAAATTTCTTTCTCAAATAATTTGATTTCTGCTTCCATTGAAAACACAATATATGAAAACAAATGAATTGATTCCATTAAAGAATCATCTAAAACTACTAACCCAAAATTATTCTTTAATAGAAATGCTACTTTAGCATATCAACAAGCTATTTTAGTTTCTGAATATATGCTACTAGAAAAAGAAAATAGAGCAGGCAATGATGATATTTTGTTTTTCTATAATAATTCAATATATGAAAGTAACACATGAGCTTCACAAGAATGAGAAAGTAAATTTTTAAAAAATAATCAATCATTTAACAATTGAAATTTTAAATTAGTTAATAACACTTCTAAAATTGATAGTAGTTTTGGAAGCTATAAATATGAACAATACCCTGATGAAAATATAACTAATTACTTATTGAACTACTATACTAAAAAAGATTCAAATATCATGTTTGATGTTTGAATTGTAGATGGTGGTTTAGAAGATTTATTCAATTACAATAAAAGTAGTTATGAATTTATAAAACATGTCAATAAAATCTATGTTTTAACAGATGGTAATTATCAACCATATTATTTTGTTAACAATGCAATTAAAGAATATAAGACAAACAATTATAAACAACTTACATCACAAGAAGTTGCTGAAAAATTTAATACATATAAAAGTGACAGTTCCAATTCTTTAAAATCTGATTTTAATAAATACAAATTATATGATTTTATTCACAACTCAGATATTTTTACTTTTTTTCCACACTAACCCTTATACAGAATCAAGTTATTACACTCAAACTTTTAATTTACAGAATATTGAATTATATAAAACTTACAAAATTAATTATAACTACTATGATTTAGCAAATAAGTTATTTGACAAAAATAGTCAATCTTCACTAATTTCTGAGTTTATTGAAGATTATGAAAAATTTTTTAAAATTTATAATTTCAATAATTTATCTGATTTTATTTTGTTATCGGTAAAGTTAAATCCCCACCTTTCGGCAAAGTTAATTCCCCACCCCCCGTGAGGACTTAACTAAAGAAATGGGGATTTTTATAATTTCTCTAATAGGGGGAATTATGAAAAAAATTAACAAAATAAGAATGATAGATAAAATTAAAGAATTGTTAAAAAATCAACAAGTAGTAAACATTAAGGCTTTATCTAGAGATTTACAAATAGACAGAAAAACTGTTAGGAAGTATTTAAGAATTTTAAGTAATAACCCAGAATTAAAATCTTGTGACTTCAAAAGAAAATATAAAAAACCATCTAAGAATTTTTTATCACAAATTGAACATATTATAGAAGAGAGAATTGAATCTTATAAAGAAAAAACCAATGGAACTAAACCATCAATATTTTCAATTTATGAACATCTCTTGGATTACTTACCTTCAAAGCTTGAAATATCTAAAACTGAATTTAAAAATAAAATTTCCTATTCTACTTTTAAATCATTTTTAAAAGAAAATTATGATTATTCTTCAAGAGCTATTACTCCTCCAAAAAAAATAATAAAGGAAACCTATCCTGGAAAAATTTTGGAAATAGACTGGGCTGAAAATATTGTCATTCATACAAAGGAAGATGGAAAGTTAAAAATTAATATTTTGGTTACAAAGTTCTCGTATTCTAGATATATGAAGTTATTTGTTTCTTATGAAAAGAGTTCTCAAACTGTATTGAAGTTTTTAGTCTCTGCATTGGCAGAATTCCAAGGCAGCCCTCTTTATTTAGTTTGCGACAACATGAAATCTATTATTTCTAAAAACCAAAACTATTTAAACAAAAAGCCAATTTTAGAAAAACATTGAAATGATTTTGAAAGAGATTTTGGTATAGAGATTATTCCATGTGATCCAGCTTCACCAGAACAAAAAGCTAAGGTTGAAAGTGCTGTAAGAATTGCAAAAAAAATAAAAGCTTGAACTGGAGTAATTGAAAACAAAAATCACTTAATAGAAATTGTTAAAAACATAGAATCTAAATACAACAACAGTGAGAATGGTGTGGGGTTTAAACCAATTCAATCTTTTTTAAAACAAGAATTGCATACACTTCAACCTTTACCTAACAAAAAAATTATTGAAGGTTATTTAAATTCAAAAGAAACAAGAATGGTAAAAAATGACTATAAAATAGCATTTTTAAGCAATTTTTACTACTTACCACCTTTATATCTAAATGAATATGTGCAAATATATCAAGATGATTCTAATGTCTACATAGAACATAATGGAACAATAATTGCAACATATGAAAACAGTTTAAAAGTAGCTAAGCATTCTTTTACTACAACAGAAATTCATTCAGAAATTTTAAAGTATGAATTTTTAAAAAGAGGTGACAATATTTCAGAAGAAGTCATTAGGAAAATGGCAAAAGAAACTGTTGAGTCATTAGACTTGCAGTATAAACTAAAAGTTTTTAATCAGAAAAATCAGGAGACCTAAAATGAAAGAAATTGAAAATTTGTTAAATGAAGTTAAATGAACAACAAATGAAAAGGTATTTAATCTTTTAATGGATCAAAGATATTCTAGTCCTTTAATTGTTGAATTTTTAAAATCAATTTTAAGAGAGGAGGTAAACTTCAAAACTAAAAGAAGAAAATATTTAAAAGTTAAAACAGGAGGATTTGGAATAATAAAAACTATAGAAGAATTTGATTTCACTTTTCAACCACAAATAAATCAAAATCAAATTAATTATTTTTTAAATTTTGATTTTATAA is drawn from Malacoplasma penetrans HF-2 and contains these coding sequences:
- a CDS encoding DDE-type integrase/transposase/recombinase encodes the protein MKKINKIRMIDKIKELLKNQQVVNIKALSRDLQIDRKTVRKYLRILSNNPELKSCDFKRKYKKPSKNFLSQIEHIIEERIESYKEKTNGTKPSIFSIYEHLLDYLPSKLEISKTEFKNKISYSTFKSFLKENYDYSSRAITPPKKIIKETYPGKILEIDWAENIVIHTKEDGKLKINILVTKFSYSRYMKLFVSYEKSSQTVLKFLVSALAEFQGSPLYLVCDNMKSIISKNQNYLNKKPILEKHWNDFERDFGIEIIPCDPASPEQKAKVESAVRIAKKIKAWTGVIENKNHLIEIVKNIESKYNNSENGVGFKPIQSFLKQELHTLQPLPNKKIIEGYLNSKETRMVKNDYKIAFLSNFYYLPPLYLNEYVQIYQDDSNVYIEHNGTIIATYENSLKVAKHSFTTTEIHSEILKYEFLKRGDNISEEVIRKMAKETVESLDLQYKLKVFNQKNQET